A region from the Rheinheimera mangrovi genome encodes:
- a CDS encoding SapC family protein: MSKNVLLNSVEHRDLKVITARGAQYGDAVWFAVTFPKEFRTVQAHYPIFFHKDNKSNQFFAVTLFGFQDQENLFLQQDNWRGCYVPLMLRRQPFLIGQQLVREDGIETPQRVIHIDLNNPRVSSTEGEALFLPFGGSSPYLDEVASMLETIHHGMLDSKTFIDVLLEHQLLESFTLDLTFSNGQKQQLAGFYTIHEENLAALEPELLAQLHHKGYLQAIYMAIASQSNIRHLLQLKNKQFE; the protein is encoded by the coding sequence ATGAGTAAAAATGTTTTATTAAACAGCGTTGAACATAGAGACCTGAAAGTCATTACGGCCAGAGGCGCGCAATACGGTGATGCGGTCTGGTTTGCTGTTACTTTTCCTAAAGAATTCCGCACAGTTCAGGCCCACTACCCGATTTTTTTTCATAAAGACAACAAAAGTAATCAATTTTTTGCTGTCACCCTGTTTGGTTTTCAGGATCAGGAAAACTTGTTTTTACAACAGGATAACTGGCGTGGTTGTTACGTGCCGCTGATGCTCAGACGTCAGCCGTTTTTGATTGGCCAGCAACTGGTGCGTGAAGACGGTATTGAAACGCCGCAGCGGGTTATTCATATCGACTTAAATAATCCGCGAGTCAGCAGCACTGAAGGCGAAGCTCTGTTTTTACCTTTTGGTGGCAGCAGCCCTTATCTGGATGAAGTGGCTTCTATGCTGGAAACTATTCATCACGGCATGCTCGACAGCAAAACTTTTATCGATGTGTTGCTTGAGCATCAACTGCTGGAATCCTTTACCCTGGATTTAACCTTCAGCAACGGCCAGAAGCAGCAACTGGCAGGTTTTTACACTATTCATGAAGAAAACCTCGCCGCTTTAGAGCCAGAGCTTTTAGCTCAACTGCATCACAAAGGTTATCTGCAGGCGATTTATATGGCCATAGCTTCCCAGTCCAATATTCGCCATTTGCTGCAATTAAAAAATAAGCAGTTTGAGTAA
- a CDS encoding tryptophan halogenase family protein — protein MNSEQNRIKKVVIAGGGTAGWMTAAGLTKLLGKNLEVVLVESDDIGSVGVGEATIPTLHIFHRLLNIKESEVMAATNATFKLGIQFENWKTPGEDYIHSFGFLGKDCWACGFQHFWVKGRQKGIATEIGDYCVEHLGARQGRFAVLPNQDLNHAYHMDASLYAKFLRRMSEQHGINRIEGKIREVQQHMDGNISALLLESGELIEGDLFIDCTGFRALLIEQTLNTGFEDWSHWLPCDSAYAVQTKTTQEPVAYTRAIARDAGWQWKIPLQSRVGNGLVFCSKFMTEAEAKQTLIDNVEGEMLFEPRLIKFKTGTRRQHWNKNCVAIGLSSGFLEPLESTSIHLIHRSIIRLLQMFPSNGIVSADVAEFNRQTKIEMDNIRDFIILHYKATERTDTKFWRYCKDMDVPDSLTHRMELFKQSGKVYKFAQELFGESSWLQVMIGQGLMPDQYHPIVDLMPDSELNDFLMSIKHNVKRTVSQFPTHHEFIQHYCKSSLV, from the coding sequence ATGAACAGCGAACAAAACAGAATAAAAAAAGTAGTGATCGCAGGTGGTGGTACAGCAGGTTGGATGACAGCGGCAGGCTTGACCAAATTGCTGGGCAAAAACCTGGAAGTGGTTTTAGTGGAGTCTGACGATATTGGCTCTGTCGGTGTTGGCGAAGCAACTATCCCCACTCTGCATATTTTCCACCGCTTATTAAACATCAAAGAATCTGAAGTGATGGCGGCCACTAATGCCACTTTTAAGCTGGGTATTCAGTTTGAAAACTGGAAAACACCAGGCGAAGACTATATTCACTCCTTTGGATTTTTAGGCAAAGACTGCTGGGCCTGTGGCTTTCAGCACTTTTGGGTAAAAGGCAGACAAAAAGGCATTGCCACTGAAATAGGTGACTACTGTGTCGAGCATTTAGGCGCCCGCCAGGGCCGTTTTGCTGTGCTGCCAAATCAGGATTTGAACCACGCCTACCATATGGATGCGTCCTTGTATGCCAAGTTTCTGCGTCGCATGTCGGAGCAGCATGGTATTAATCGTATTGAAGGTAAAATTCGTGAAGTTCAGCAGCATATGGACGGCAATATCAGTGCTTTATTGCTGGAATCCGGCGAACTGATTGAAGGCGATTTATTTATCGATTGCACCGGTTTCCGGGCTTTGTTGATTGAACAAACTCTCAATACTGGTTTTGAAGACTGGAGTCACTGGTTACCTTGCGACAGTGCTTATGCAGTGCAAACTAAAACCACGCAAGAACCTGTTGCTTACACTCGCGCTATAGCCCGTGATGCAGGCTGGCAATGGAAAATCCCACTGCAAAGTCGGGTCGGAAATGGTCTGGTGTTCTGCAGCAAATTTATGACAGAAGCCGAAGCCAAACAAACACTGATCGACAATGTCGAAGGTGAAATGCTGTTTGAGCCACGCTTAATTAAGTTTAAAACCGGCACCCGCCGTCAGCACTGGAATAAAAACTGCGTCGCCATTGGTTTATCCAGTGGTTTTCTTGAGCCATTAGAATCAACCAGTATTCATTTGATCCATCGCAGTATTATTCGTCTGCTGCAGATGTTTCCGTCCAACGGCATAGTCTCTGCGGACGTGGCTGAGTTTAACCGCCAGACTAAAATCGAAATGGATAATATCCGCGACTTTATTATCCTGCACTACAAAGCCACCGAACGCACTGACACTAAGTTCTGGCGTTACTGCAAAGATATGGATGTGCCGGATTCACTGACCCATCGTATGGAATTGTTTAAACAATCTGGCAAGGTGTATAAGTTTGCTCAGGAATTATTTGGCGAAAGCTCCTGGTTACAGGTGATGATTGGTCAGGGTTTAATGCCAGATCAGTATCATCCCATTGTCGATTTAATGCCGGACTCAGAGCTGAATGATTTCCTGATGAGCATTAAACACAATGTGAAACGCACTGTGAGTCAGTTCCCGACTCATCACGAGTTTATCCAGCATTATTGCAAGTCATCTTTGGTCTGA
- a CDS encoding TonB-dependent receptor, with protein MKSKTFKKTRLATSLSLVLGVGVVMPAFADDAQEQTSKAEEKIEVISVTGIRGSLIKSMDTKRSSTGIVDAISAEDIGKFPDTNLAESLQRISGVSIDRVNGEGSKVSVRGFGPDFNLVTLNGRQMPVTTGSRSFDFANISADTISGVEVNKTSFAKNPTGGIGSVIDVQTLKPLSAGGQKAVFSAAMVDDRSTEEGGATPELAGLYSTTFNDDKFGVLVSASYQERESGSQQANVGTGWRSFPGSVDITSGQWGSVPLDNQENRPGADDVYSVPQTTIYKFEEQQRARTNGQLVLQYAPTDNLTASVDYTYMRNDIDTQYNDVSAWYTYVPSQSIWTNGPVSSPLIYSEQYATPADLSMGAGDSGVRNESGSLGLNLEWQASDNLKLRFDAHQSEAEYKPNHVLGSSNTLSTAAFIRNSAATDFTGEMPLLSVGGGNSVKPSDMIVTGSVFGNSTNKSEIDQYQFDGEYVFENGSSIDFGIALTDVDNHSKSVNVQRNDWGGVGKAGDFDDSYFPAGTIHDKFNAGKGNFSLMPDRDFEILDTIFFWDFNTVRARAEELYTPEGFVGAGDCGTNFCPSTDYDSDVNRYTKEESQSAYVQYNYENEISGMPYDLHVGVRYETTDVTSTSAVAAYNGARWVADTEIVLQASGEREFQTKTGDYDYVLPNLNFNIEVVDDVMLRAAYSETIGRPDYVSIQGGTVVNTIANRAGGGGNAGNPSLLPLESKNIDLSAEWYYSPASYVSLGYFRKDTSNFISNSVVKSTIYNIPNPVDGKKYDEAVAAVGNDASAIRNWIFANYPNAAGVNVANKTIDGVAGEDEALVFDINTPSNGANSEVIDGWEFAVQHAFGETGFGAIANYTMVDSETSYNNFLLQDQAALIGLSDTANAILFYEMDGFQARIAYNWRDEFLNSKGQDTGAHPKYTEAYHQIDMSVSYDLPQVEGLTIFVEALNVTDEHIRVHGRAKEQVLSLVESGARYSLGARYSF; from the coding sequence ATGAAATCCAAAACCTTTAAAAAGACCAGACTCGCCACCAGTCTGTCATTAGTGCTGGGCGTGGGTGTTGTTATGCCTGCTTTCGCGGATGACGCGCAGGAGCAAACAAGTAAAGCCGAAGAAAAAATTGAAGTGATCAGCGTGACCGGTATTCGCGGTAGTCTGATTAAATCTATGGATACCAAACGTTCATCTACAGGTATTGTGGATGCAATCTCAGCTGAAGACATAGGTAAATTCCCGGATACCAACCTGGCAGAATCTCTGCAGCGTATCAGCGGTGTGTCTATTGACCGTGTCAATGGTGAAGGTAGTAAAGTATCTGTCCGTGGTTTTGGTCCGGACTTTAACTTAGTTACATTGAATGGTCGTCAAATGCCTGTAACTACAGGCTCGCGTTCTTTTGACTTTGCCAATATTTCTGCTGATACCATCAGCGGTGTTGAAGTCAATAAAACCAGTTTTGCTAAAAATCCTACCGGTGGTATAGGTTCGGTTATTGATGTGCAAACCTTAAAACCTTTAAGTGCTGGCGGCCAAAAAGCTGTATTCAGTGCTGCTATGGTCGACGACAGATCAACTGAAGAAGGCGGTGCTACACCTGAGTTAGCAGGTTTGTATTCCACTACCTTTAACGATGATAAGTTTGGTGTTTTAGTCTCAGCCAGCTATCAGGAACGTGAAAGCGGAAGTCAACAAGCCAACGTAGGTACAGGCTGGCGTAGCTTCCCTGGTTCTGTAGATATTACTTCTGGCCAGTGGGGTAGTGTTCCATTAGATAATCAAGAGAACCGTCCTGGCGCTGATGATGTGTACTCAGTACCACAAACGACGATTTATAAATTTGAAGAACAACAACGTGCCCGTACCAATGGCCAGTTAGTGCTGCAATATGCGCCGACTGATAACCTGACGGCCAGCGTTGACTATACCTATATGCGCAATGATATCGACACTCAATACAACGACGTGTCGGCCTGGTATACCTATGTGCCTTCACAAAGTATCTGGACTAATGGTCCTGTTTCTTCGCCATTAATTTACTCTGAGCAATACGCTACTCCAGCTGACTTATCTATGGGCGCTGGTGATTCTGGCGTGCGTAACGAAAGTGGTTCTTTAGGTCTGAATCTGGAATGGCAAGCCAGTGATAATTTAAAACTGCGTTTCGATGCTCACCAGTCTGAAGCTGAATACAAACCAAATCATGTGTTAGGTTCAAGTAACACCTTAAGTACAGCTGCTTTTATCCGTAACAGTGCAGCAACTGACTTCACCGGTGAAATGCCATTATTGTCAGTGGGTGGCGGTAACTCGGTTAAACCTTCAGACATGATTGTAACTGGTAGTGTATTTGGTAATTCGACCAACAAGTCTGAAATTGATCAGTACCAGTTTGATGGCGAATATGTGTTCGAAAACGGCAGCAGTATCGATTTTGGTATTGCTCTGACCGACGTGGACAACCACTCAAAATCAGTCAACGTGCAACGTAATGACTGGGGTGGAGTAGGCAAGGCTGGCGATTTTGACGATTCCTATTTCCCTGCCGGCACTATCCATGACAAATTCAACGCTGGCAAAGGTAATTTCTCTTTAATGCCAGATCGTGATTTTGAAATCCTGGATACCATTTTCTTCTGGGATTTCAATACGGTGCGTGCTCGTGCTGAAGAGTTATATACTCCGGAAGGTTTTGTTGGCGCCGGTGATTGTGGTACCAACTTCTGTCCTTCTACCGATTACGACAGTGACGTTAACCGCTATACGAAAGAAGAATCACAATCTGCTTATGTACAGTACAACTACGAAAATGAAATCTCCGGCATGCCGTACGATCTTCATGTAGGTGTACGTTATGAAACTACAGATGTGACTTCAACTTCAGCTGTTGCTGCATACAATGGCGCACGTTGGGTGGCTGATACTGAAATCGTATTACAAGCCAGCGGTGAGCGTGAGTTCCAGACGAAAACAGGTGATTACGACTACGTATTACCTAACCTGAACTTCAATATCGAAGTGGTTGACGATGTGATGTTACGTGCTGCTTATAGTGAAACTATAGGTCGTCCTGACTATGTTTCTATTCAGGGTGGCACAGTAGTGAACACTATAGCTAACCGCGCTGGTGGTGGTGGTAATGCTGGTAACCCAAGTCTGTTGCCTTTAGAGTCTAAAAACATCGATTTATCGGCTGAATGGTACTACTCACCAGCAAGTTACGTTTCTTTAGGTTACTTCCGTAAAGACACCAGTAACTTTATTAGCAACTCTGTTGTTAAATCGACCATTTACAATATTCCTAACCCTGTTGATGGTAAAAAGTATGATGAAGCAGTTGCTGCCGTAGGTAATGACGCCAGCGCTATCCGTAACTGGATTTTTGCTAACTACCCAAATGCTGCCGGCGTAAATGTGGCGAACAAAACTATTGATGGTGTTGCTGGCGAAGATGAAGCGTTAGTCTTTGATATCAACACTCCATCTAATGGTGCAAACTCAGAAGTGATTGATGGCTGGGAATTTGCCGTACAGCACGCCTTTGGTGAAACTGGTTTTGGCGCTATTGCCAACTACACCATGGTAGACAGCGAAACGTCCTACAACAATTTCCTGTTGCAGGACCAGGCTGCTCTGATTGGTTTAAGTGACACGGCCAACGCCATTCTGTTCTATGAAATGGATGGTTTCCAGGCTCGTATCGCTTACAACTGGCGTGATGAGTTCCTGAACTCTAAAGGTCAGGATACCGGCGCTCATCCTAAATACACTGAGGCTTATCATCAAATTGATATGTCAGTCAGTTATGACTTACCACAAGTGGAAGGTTTAACTATTTTTGTTGAAGCCTTAAACGTGACTGATGAGCATATCCGTGTCCACGGTCGTGCCAAAGAGCAAGTGTTAAGTCTGGTTGAATCTGGTGCCCGTTATAGTCTGGGTGCTCGTTACAGCTTCTAA
- a CDS encoding DUF6445 family protein, producing MDALNYQVNSAIRPEIIYLGQEKTPLILIDNFSLDLSALRQQAQQSDFMRENQTYYPGQRAVLPKDYVASSLNALYQLIYKVYQVPEKLRLKPQMLFYALITQAENSLHPLQCMPHFDTSAPYYFALLHYLNDGPHGSTGFFRHKPTGFERVTDQRRQDYFQSAQNFIDTHGAPPQRYQIQSDEHYELYYQIPYKANRLVIYPGHLLHSSLVDVTTDIDASPVTGRLTANIFIDFV from the coding sequence ATGGACGCGCTGAATTATCAGGTCAATTCTGCCATCCGGCCCGAAATTATTTATCTTGGGCAGGAAAAAACGCCATTGATACTGATTGATAACTTTTCGCTGGACTTGTCTGCGTTACGCCAACAGGCGCAGCAGAGCGATTTTATGCGCGAGAATCAAACCTATTACCCTGGTCAGCGTGCTGTGTTGCCAAAAGACTATGTGGCCTCCAGCTTAAATGCCTTGTATCAGCTGATTTATAAAGTCTATCAGGTGCCGGAAAAGCTCAGATTAAAACCACAAATGCTGTTTTATGCACTGATCACACAAGCGGAAAATAGCCTGCATCCGCTGCAATGCATGCCGCATTTTGATACCAGTGCGCCTTATTACTTTGCGCTTTTGCATTATCTGAATGACGGCCCTCATGGCAGCACGGGTTTTTTCCGGCATAAACCTACAGGTTTTGAGCGAGTGACGGATCAAAGGCGGCAAGACTATTTCCAGTCAGCACAAAACTTTATTGATACTCATGGTGCGCCGCCACAGCGTTATCAGATACAAAGCGATGAGCATTACGAGCTGTACTATCAGATCCCATATAAGGCCAACAGGTTGGTTATTTACCCTGGTCATTTGCTGCATTCTTCTTTGGTTGATGTCACCACAGATATCGACGCTTCACCTGTAACTGGCCGTTTAACTGCCAATATATTTATCGATTTTGTATAA
- a CDS encoding GH1 family beta-glucosidase, whose translation MNYELPKGSRLLKKEFTYGVATSSFQIEGGVEDRLPCIWDTFCATPGKVKDGSNGDIACDHYHLWREDIALISSLGVDAYRLSIAWGRVMNQDGSLNQQGVDFYINILDELKAKNIKSFVTLYHWDLPQHIEDQGGWLNRNTAYLFQDYADKLSKAFGDRVYSYATLNEPFCSSYLGYEAGIHAPGLTKKAYGRQSAHHLLLAHGLAMQVLQKNSPNSMNGIVLNFTPAYPLTDSAADQRAAQLADEYFNQWYIKPVFDGAYPDSFALLAEEDKPKIEEGDFDIIKAPLDFLGVNFYTRTVYKAAEGRDFIEVDMADAPKTDIGWEIYPQAFTDLLVSLHQKYTLPPVYITENGAAAADQLHNGEVDDQLRLSYYQLHLNAVHQAVEQGVDIQGYFAWSLMDNFEWAEGYLKRFGIVYVDYNSQQRTVKSSGLAYRNLISNR comes from the coding sequence ATGAACTATGAATTGCCAAAAGGCTCAAGACTGCTGAAGAAAGAATTTACTTATGGTGTGGCCACTTCGTCCTTCCAGATTGAAGGTGGAGTTGAAGATCGCCTGCCTTGTATCTGGGATACCTTTTGCGCCACTCCGGGCAAAGTAAAAGATGGTTCTAACGGCGATATAGCTTGTGATCACTATCACTTATGGCGTGAGGATATTGCGCTGATAAGCTCTTTAGGGGTCGATGCTTATCGTTTATCTATTGCCTGGGGCCGGGTGATGAATCAAGACGGCAGCCTGAATCAGCAAGGTGTGGATTTCTACATCAATATTCTGGATGAGCTAAAAGCGAAAAATATTAAGTCTTTTGTCACTTTGTATCACTGGGATTTACCGCAGCATATTGAAGATCAGGGCGGCTGGCTAAATCGCAATACGGCCTATTTGTTTCAGGATTATGCCGACAAGTTAAGTAAAGCCTTTGGCGACAGAGTTTATTCGTATGCCACCTTAAATGAGCCGTTTTGCAGTTCGTATTTAGGTTACGAAGCAGGTATTCATGCGCCTGGCTTAACTAAAAAAGCTTATGGTCGTCAGTCAGCACACCATTTATTGCTGGCGCACGGTCTGGCGATGCAGGTACTGCAAAAGAACAGCCCAAATAGCATGAACGGCATAGTACTGAACTTCACGCCTGCTTACCCTTTGACCGACAGCGCAGCCGATCAAAGAGCTGCACAGCTGGCCGACGAGTACTTTAACCAGTGGTACATTAAGCCCGTGTTTGATGGTGCTTACCCGGATTCATTCGCTTTGCTGGCAGAGGAAGACAAGCCAAAGATTGAAGAAGGAGACTTTGACATTATCAAAGCGCCACTCGACTTTTTAGGTGTGAATTTTTACACCCGCACTGTGTACAAAGCCGCTGAAGGCCGCGACTTTATCGAAGTGGATATGGCTGATGCACCGAAAACAGATATTGGCTGGGAAATTTATCCACAGGCCTTTACCGATCTGTTAGTGTCTTTGCATCAAAAATACACACTGCCGCCTGTTTATATTACCGAAAATGGTGCAGCGGCGGCCGATCAACTGCACAATGGTGAAGTGGATGATCAACTGCGTTTGTCCTATTACCAGTTGCATTTAAATGCAGTGCACCAGGCGGTTGAGCAAGGTGTAGATATTCAGGGTTATTTCGCCTGGAGTTTAATGGACAACTTTGAGTGGGCTGAAGGCTACTTAAAGCGTTTTGGTATAGTCTATGTCGACTACAACAGCCAGCAAAGAACTGTGAAAAGCAGCGGTCTGGCCTATAGAAATTTAATCAGTAATCGTTAA
- a CDS encoding cupin-like domain-containing protein encodes MMNITPLAQVKTLEGCDLADALSLIANANQPLIFKALCKEWPLVKAGLVSAASAADYIRQFYQGVPVSACYLEPAQQGRVFYNAEQNGFNYQGGKIDFNQLLDRLFALNTQAEVPTYYMGSTEINHWFPGLAEHNTIAMEGISPLTSVWLGNQSRIAAHYDFPQNLACNAVGHRTFTLFPPDQISNLYPGPMEFAPGGQDVSMVDFAAPDFERFPKFAEALQHAQVAQLEPGDVLFIPSMWWHHVEALDGFNVLISHWWRDTPAYLGRPNNALSMAVLSLRSLPKAQRQAWKAIFDYYIFDHDDVSQDHIQPEALKMLTKPLDELNARQIRADLLNKLKR; translated from the coding sequence ATGATGAACATAACGCCATTAGCACAAGTAAAAACTCTGGAAGGATGCGACTTAGCTGATGCGTTAAGTTTAATAGCGAATGCCAACCAACCATTGATATTCAAAGCCTTGTGTAAAGAGTGGCCTTTGGTGAAGGCGGGTCTTGTTTCAGCTGCGTCCGCCGCAGATTATATTCGGCAGTTTTATCAGGGCGTTCCGGTCAGTGCCTGTTACCTTGAACCTGCTCAGCAAGGCAGAGTGTTTTATAACGCAGAGCAAAATGGCTTTAATTATCAGGGCGGTAAAATTGATTTTAATCAGTTGCTGGACCGTCTTTTTGCGTTAAACACTCAGGCTGAAGTGCCCACCTATTACATGGGCTCGACTGAAATCAACCATTGGTTTCCGGGGTTGGCTGAGCACAATACTATAGCAATGGAAGGCATTAGCCCTCTGACCAGTGTCTGGCTTGGTAATCAGTCCCGCATTGCAGCTCATTATGATTTTCCGCAGAACCTGGCCTGTAATGCAGTCGGACATCGCACTTTTACTTTATTTCCACCAGATCAAATCAGCAATTTATATCCGGGCCCTATGGAATTTGCGCCAGGTGGGCAGGATGTCAGCATGGTGGATTTTGCAGCGCCTGACTTTGAGCGTTTTCCTAAATTTGCCGAAGCTCTGCAGCATGCTCAAGTAGCGCAGCTGGAACCTGGCGATGTGTTATTTATTCCAAGCATGTGGTGGCACCATGTTGAAGCTCTTGACGGGTTTAATGTGCTGATCAGCCACTGGTGGCGCGATACGCCAGCCTATTTGGGTCGACCCAACAATGCCTTGTCTATGGCGGTGCTGAGTTTGCGCAGTTTGCCTAAAGCGCAGCGTCAGGCCTGGAAAGCTATTTTTGATTACTACATTTTTGACCATGACGATGTATCGCAAGACCATATTCAGCCTGAAGCTTTAAAAATGTTAACCAAGCCGCTGGATGAATTGAATGCGCGTCAGATCAGAGCTGACTTACTGAATAAATTAAAACGCTGA